DNA sequence from the Pseudomonadota bacterium genome:
CGAAACCTGACTGAGATGGCCCTCCTCGGCAAGCTCGAACCTGTCATCGGACGCAATGACGAGATCCGTCGCGCCCTGCAGATACTCACGCGCAAGTCGAAGAACAACCCCGTGCTCATCGGAGAGGCGGGCGTGGGAAAGTCATCGGTGGTGTACGGGCTTGCCCAGCGCATTGCGGAGGGCAGCGTTCCCGAGGTCATGAAGGACAAGGAGCTCTGGGAGATCTCCATGACCCGCCTGGTCGCGGGCGCGGCCTACCGGGGTGAGTTCCAGGAGCGCATGCAGAAGCTCATGGACGAGGTGGCTGAGCGGCCACACGTCCTGCTCTTCATCGATGAGATCCACATGATGATGGGCGCAGGCGACCACAAGGGCGGCATGGACGCCGGCAACATCTTGAAGCCCGCGCTCGCGCGTGGAGAGTTCCCCGTCATCGGGGCCACCACCACCGACGAGTACCGCAAGACCATCGAGACCGACCCGGCCCTCGAGCGCCGCTTCCAGCCGGTGCTCGTGAACGAGCCCTCCGATGACGAGTGCCTGAAGATCCTCGAGGGCCTGCGCCCGCGCTATGAAGAGCATCACGGCATCAAGATCCACGACCGCGCACTCCTCGCATCGGTGAAGCTCTCCACGCGCTTCCTGCCCGATCGCTCGTTGCCGGACAAGGCCATCGACCTCATCGACGAGGCGGCCGCCCGCCTCAAGCTCCAGGCCTCGTCGAAGTCCATCGTCATGACCGGCCCTCCCCGCTTCGAGGTGCGCGAGGAAGACGTGGCTGAAGTGGTCTCCGCGTGGAGCGGCGTTCCCGTGACGCGGGTGAGCCAGGAGGAAGGCGAGCGGCTGCTGAGCATCGAGCAGTCGATGCGCGGCCGTGTCATCGGCCAGGACGAGGCCATTCGCGTGGTTGCGCAGACGGTGCGGGTCATGCGAATGGGTCTGGGAAATCCCTCCCGTCCGGGCGGGGTGTTTCTCTTCCTCGGCCCCACCGGTGTGGGCAAGACCGAGCTGGCGCGCACGCTGGCCGAGTTCCTGTTCGGCACCGACAAGGACTACATCCGCATCGACATGTCGGAATACATGGAGAAGCACGCCATCTCACGCCTCATCGGTTCACCGCCTGGCTACGTGGGGCATGAAGAGGAGGGACAGCTCACCAGCGCAGTGCGCAAGCGCCCCTTCAGCGTGGTGCTGCTCGACGAGATCGAGAAGGCGCACCCGGATGTGTTCGACCTGTTCCTGCAGGTCTTCGACGACGGGCGCCTCACCGATTCCAAGGGGCGCACGGTGAACTTCACCAACACCATCATCATCTGCACCTCGAACGTGGGCACGCGCCACGACGTGATGAGCGACCCGGACGATCCGGACATGGTGGAGTACATCCACGAGGAGCTCCGCAAGAAGTTCCGCCTCGAGTTCATCAACCGGTTCGACGAGATCGTCATCTTCCGCTCGCTGAACGAGAGCGCACTCGAGCGCATCATCGATCTCCAGGTGGGTGAGTTCGCGCGCCGCCTGCGCGAGCAGCGCGGCACCATGCTTGCCGTGAGCGCGGAGGCCAAGGCCTTCCTGCTGCGCAAGGGCTACTCTCCGGCGCTGGGCGCGCGTCCGCTTCGAAGAGCCATACAATCGCTGCTGGTCAAGCCTCTGGCCGAGGAGATGCTCCGCGGCGACTACCGCGCGGGCGACCTCATCACCGTGAAGCTGGCCGGAGATCGTCTCGCCTTCTCGAAGGAAGACTTCAGCGACCTCGATGGCGTCCCGCGCAGCACACCGTCTCCCCGCGTGACGGCAGAACCCGCGCGCAAGCGACGCGAGAGCACCGACAGCGCGGTGGCTCCCGCGCCCGACGCGCTGGCCACCGCGGGAAGCCTGCGGGGAAGCGGCGAGCGACGGCCTTCGCCCGCCCGTGAGGGTGCGCCGTCCCGCGTCGTCTCAGATGCGCCGGTCGCCCCTCGCGACCTGGGGCACGGTCAGGCCACCGCCCCCCCTGTGGCAGATGTCGATGCGGACGACGACGACCTGGCGCCCACCATCCCACGACGACGTCCGTCGCCGCCCCCGAGCCCCGCTCCGCCACGCCCGAAGCCGGGGTCTGACGCGTATGGCGGCGAAGACGAAGCCTTCTGGGACGGCCTGGAATCTTGAGCAGTTCGAGGAGAGAGAGAACGTGAAGATCACGCTCGAGATCTTGAGCGGGCCGCTCGACGGTCAGGTGTTCAACTTCAACAAGACGGTGGAGATCGGTCGCGATGACAAGTGCGACATCCCCATCAAGGTCGACAAGTTCATCTCGCGCCACCACGCCCGCATCATGGTGGTGGAGCCAGAGTGCTTCCTCGAAGACCTCGACAGCACAAACGGCACGTTCATCGATGACGAGCGGCTGAGAAAGCGCGTCATTCTCAACAATGGTCACACGTTCCGGGTGGGAAAGACCTGGATGCAGATCGACTGGTAGCCGGTGAGCGACAGGTGGGATGACGCCTGCAGGGCTATCCTCATGGAGGCCCGCAAGGTCACGATCGAGCTCGAGAACCACTTCCTGGGCACCGAGCATCTGGCCATGGGCATGCTGAGCCTGCCCCAGAGCCGTCTCGAGCGCCTCTGCGCCGCGCATCGCGTATCGGCTGAAGAGGTTGCCTCGCTGCTCGATGAGGCAGCCACCCCCGGACCGCTGCCGGATACCGGCCAGATCCCTCTCTCGCCTCGGGTTCGACACGTGGTGCGACGCGCCGAAGAGCTGCGCCTCTCCTCGGGTGCCGAGCGCATCGGTGAGGCGCATCTGCTCTGTGCCATGCTCGGTGCCGGGCGTGGCGTCTTCGTGCGCGTGCTCGAAGCCTTCCATCTCGATCCGCGCCTCCTCGCCGAGACCCTGCTGGCCGAAGCGGAGGGGCGCGCCCGCCCTCCAGAGACCGATCCCAGCGCCCCGCCTCCTCGGCGGCGCAAGCCGCTCAAGCGCGAACGCCCGGAGCTCGAGACGCTGGGGGCCACCGCCGAGGCCTCGAGACCTGAAGCCCCAGAAGCCAGGACGCCGTCTGGCGTTGTGCCAGCCCCCATGCTGCCGCCCGTGCTCGCCCTGGGCGGCATCAACCCTGCTTTGCTCGACCTGGGCTGGCCGGAAGCGAGCTCAGGTGAGGAGAAGCGCAGAAGCAAGGGCGGCGGGGGCCAGAGCGCAGGAAAGGGCAGCGACAGAAAGGCCCCCGACGCGCACGGGACCTCTCTGCTGCACCAGATCGGTCGCGACCTCACACATGCGGCGCAGAACGGTGAGCTCGACCCCCTCATCGACCGACAGGCGGAGCTCGAGCAGCTGCAGCGCGCGCTGTGCCTCGCCCAGCGCGCCAACCCCCTGCTCATCGGAGACGCCGGCGTGGGAAAGACGGCCCTGCTCCACGGGCTGGCCGCGAGCATCGTGCGCGGCGACGTCCCCAGCGCGCTGCGCGGGGTTCGCCTCATCGAGGTGCCGCTCGCCGCACTGCCCTCCGACACGCAGTTCCGCGGCGAGCTCGAGAAGAAGATCGCAGACCTGGCGCAAGCGGCTCAGAGAGAGAGCGCCATCCTGGTGATTGACACCGCCGAAGCACTGGCCACAAACGGCCCCGGAGCGCAGGAGACCGCCGCGCTCGTGCGCTCGCTGCTGATGCGCGGTGAGGTACGCATCGTGGGAACCACGACCCCCGATGCATTCACGCGGCATCTCGAGCGTGACACGGCCCTGGCGCGATGCTTCCACCCCATCCGGCTCGCCCCGCCGGA
Encoded proteins:
- a CDS encoding ATP-dependent Clp protease ATP-binding subunit, producing the protein MAGARRATHAKGFFTQARASRTRILRDGTENSHAMGGFDLKSVERRAIELCEEYNHFYVGTEHAFLAVLLDEPYLADVLKAWSITPTALQEGILAIAERGDGNPPWKGILQSPRWTELKRRAEREARDAGAQVVQSQHVVAAILREGRGVPARVLSDMSVNLMQLRGEVLQAGSGDVPIPPGRQFQKGAARGIEGMAGMADMADIVEEPTGRLREGDRRRRSGAEGAEAPAAKAKKPPADDDKRKKKSALTDYARNLTEMALLGKLEPVIGRNDEIRRALQILTRKSKNNPVLIGEAGVGKSSVVYGLAQRIAEGSVPEVMKDKELWEISMTRLVAGAAYRGEFQERMQKLMDEVAERPHVLLFIDEIHMMMGAGDHKGGMDAGNILKPALARGEFPVIGATTTDEYRKTIETDPALERRFQPVLVNEPSDDECLKILEGLRPRYEEHHGIKIHDRALLASVKLSTRFLPDRSLPDKAIDLIDEAAARLKLQASSKSIVMTGPPRFEVREEDVAEVVSAWSGVPVTRVSQEEGERLLSIEQSMRGRVIGQDEAIRVVAQTVRVMRMGLGNPSRPGGVFLFLGPTGVGKTELARTLAEFLFGTDKDYIRIDMSEYMEKHAISRLIGSPPGYVGHEEEGQLTSAVRKRPFSVVLLDEIEKAHPDVFDLFLQVFDDGRLTDSKGRTVNFTNTIIICTSNVGTRHDVMSDPDDPDMVEYIHEELRKKFRLEFINRFDEIVIFRSLNESALERIIDLQVGEFARRLREQRGTMLAVSAEAKAFLLRKGYSPALGARPLRRAIQSLLVKPLAEEMLRGDYRAGDLITVKLAGDRLAFSKEDFSDLDGVPRSTPSPRVTAEPARKRRESTDSAVAPAPDALATAGSLRGSGERRPSPAREGAPSRVVSDAPVAPRDLGHGQATAPPVADVDADDDDLAPTIPRRRPSPPPSPAPPRPKPGSDAYGGEDEAFWDGLES
- a CDS encoding FHA domain-containing protein → MRRSPLATWGTVRPPPPLWQMSMRTTTTWRPPSHDDVRRRPRAPLRHARSRGLTRMAAKTKPSGTAWNLEQFEERENVKITLEILSGPLDGQVFNFNKTVEIGRDDKCDIPIKVDKFISRHHARIMVVEPECFLEDLDSTNGTFIDDERLRKRVILNNGHTFRVGKTWMQIDW